From Micromonas commoda chromosome 3, complete sequence, a single genomic window includes:
- a CDS encoding predicted protein — MAALTTTAGAIVAPRASSRARAVHTASSRASAIPPARTLAPLRRPGRSAAAPIWSPRPVLTVARAAGEGEGSLLDELDADARCPVPKDQRPASQFKELQDSPLLGWGGLELPGYLARLGFLGAFFFVVLAYPIASVSYDPRTQPLEAIICATTGTCVATAAISLLIYNNWSYVRDRLLSATVEYEETGWYDGQVYVKDPEMLARDRLLGTYTVRPIVERLRKTLLACGAGVFVSLAALNSIDAPEYGVDRPAWEQNGGAGFFSERSVAMYEPSAMSEEEEAEEEAAAWDRYEAAMDRYKRDNDAARAAKFAEVFVGRYADPKHPGCAREIAAGSSDGSATTLAVSGADGTPGCLNGETQREWSLEGVVRGEGEILIDFSPKGGPKDLVGKWTGKGILYPDGNTWSKLE; from the coding sequence ATGGCTGCTCTCACGACCACAGCCGGCGCAAtcgtcgcgcctcgcgcgtcctcgcgcgcgcgcgccgtccacaccgcgtcctcccgcgcgtccgcgatcccccccgcgcgcaccctcgcgccgctccgtcgccccggccgctccgcggcggcaccgaTCTGGTCCCCCCGCCCGGTGCTcaccgtcgctcgcgccgcgggcgaaggcgagggatcgctcctcgacgagctcgacgcggacgcgcggtgcCCGGTGCCCAAGGACCAgcgccccgcgtcgcagTTCAAGGAGCTGCAGGACTCCCCGCTGCTCGGATGGGGCGGCCTGGAGCTCCCGGGTTACCTCGCCAGGCTCGGATTCCTGGGCGCCTTTttcttcgtcgtcctcgcgtaCCCCATTGCGTCCGTATCCTACGACCCGCGAACGCAACCGCTCGAGGCGATCATCTGCGCCACCACCGGCAcgtgcgtcgccaccgccgccatctccctCCTCATCTACAACAACTGGAGCTACGTACGCGACAGGCTgctctccgcgacggtggagtACGAGGAGACGGGGTGGTACGACGGGCAGGTGTACGTGAAAGACCCGGAGATGCTCGCGAGGGATCGACTCCTCGGCACGTACACCGTGCGGCCGATCGTGGAGCGCCTGCGCAAGACGCTGCTGGcgtgcggcgccggcgtcttcgtctccctcgccgcgctcaactccatcgacgcgcccgagtACGGCGTGGACAGGCCCGCGTGGGAACaaaacggcggcgcgggattCTTCAGCGAgcgctccgtcgcgatgTACGAACcgtccgcgatgagcgaggaggaggaggcggaggaggaggccgcggcgtgggacaggtacgaggcggcgatggacagGTACAAGCGGGataacgacgccgcgcgagccgcgaagTTCGCCGAGGTTTTCGTCGGGCGGTACGCCGACCCCAAACATCCGGGTTGCGCGAGggagatcgcggcgggcTCCTCCGACggaagcgcgacgacgctcgcggtgagcggcgcggacgggaccCCGGGGTGCCTAAACGGGGAGACGCAGAGGGAGTGGTCGCTCGAGGGCGTGGTGCGGGGTGAGGGGGAGATCCTGATCGACTTCTCCCCCAAGGGCGGCCCGAAGGATCTTGTTGGCAAGTGGACCGGGAAAGGCATCCTGTACCCCGACGGAAACACCTGGTCGAAGCTCGAGTGA